Proteins encoded within one genomic window of [Enterobacter] lignolyticus SCF1:
- a CDS encoding protein-glutamate methylesterase/protein-glutamine glutaminase, producing MSKIRVLSVDDSALMRQIMTEIINSHSDMEMVATAPDPLVARDLIKKFNPDVLTLDVEMPRMDGLDFLEKLMRLRPMPVVMVSSLTGKGSEVTLRALELGAIDFVTKPQIGIREGMLAYSEMIADKVRAASRARLSAHKPLTAPVALKAGPMLSSEKLLAIGASTGGTEAIRHVLQPLPLTSPAILITQHMPPGFTRSFAERLNKLCQITVKEAEDGERVLPGHAYIAPGDKHMELARSGANYQIKIHDGPPVNRHRPSVDVLFHSVAKNAGRNAVGVILTGMGNDGAAGMLAMHQAGAWTIAQNEASCVVFGMPREAINMGGVSEVVDLSQVSQQMLAKISAGQAIRI from the coding sequence ATGACGGAAATCATCAACAGCCACAGCGATATGGAGATGGTCGCCACGGCGCCCGATCCGCTAGTCGCCCGGGATCTTATTAAAAAATTCAACCCGGACGTGCTGACGCTGGATGTCGAAATGCCGCGGATGGACGGTCTCGATTTTCTCGAAAAATTGATGCGCCTGCGGCCGATGCCAGTCGTGATGGTGTCGTCGCTGACCGGTAAAGGTTCCGAAGTGACGCTGCGCGCGCTGGAGCTTGGCGCCATCGACTTCGTGACAAAACCGCAAATCGGCATTCGAGAAGGGATGCTGGCCTACAGCGAAATGATTGCCGACAAGGTTCGCGCCGCGTCAAGGGCTCGTCTGAGCGCCCATAAGCCGCTGACGGCGCCGGTGGCGCTGAAAGCCGGGCCGATGCTGAGCTCGGAAAAGCTGCTGGCGATTGGCGCCTCAACCGGCGGCACCGAGGCGATTCGCCACGTGCTGCAGCCGCTGCCGCTGACCAGCCCGGCGATCCTCATCACCCAGCATATGCCGCCAGGGTTTACCCGCTCTTTTGCGGAACGTCTGAACAAGCTGTGCCAGATAACGGTGAAAGAGGCGGAGGACGGCGAGCGCGTGCTGCCGGGCCATGCCTATATCGCCCCCGGGGATAAGCATATGGAGCTGGCGCGAAGCGGCGCCAACTACCAGATCAAAATTCATGACGGCCCGCCGGTCAACCGGCACCGTCCGTCGGTCGACGTGCTGTTTCACTCGGTCGCCAAAAATGCGGGACGCAACGCCGTTGGGGTGATCCTTACCGGGATGGGCAACGACGGCGCGGCGGGAATGCTGGCAATGCACCAGGCGGGCGCCTGGACCATTGCGCAAAACGAAGCAAGTTGTGTGGTGTTCGGCATGCCGCGTGAGGCCATCAATATGGGTGGCGTCAGCGAAGTGGTCGATCTTAGCCAGGTAAGCCAGCAGATGCTGGCGAAAATCAGTGCCGGACAGGCAATACGTATTTAA
- the cheY gene encoding chemotaxis response regulator CheY — MADKELKFLVVDDFSTMRRIVRNLLKELGFNNVEEAEDGVDALNKLQAGGFGFVISDWNMPNMDGLDLLKTIRADGAMASMPVLMVTAEAKKENIIAAAQAGASGYVVKPFTAATLEEKLNKIFEKLGM, encoded by the coding sequence ATGGCGGATAAAGAGCTTAAGTTTCTGGTTGTGGATGACTTTTCCACCATGCGTCGCATCGTGCGTAACCTGTTGAAAGAGCTTGGTTTCAATAACGTTGAAGAAGCAGAAGACGGCGTAGATGCGCTCAACAAACTGCAGGCGGGCGGTTTTGGTTTTGTTATCTCCGACTGGAACATGCCGAATATGGATGGCCTTGATTTGCTAAAAACCATCCGCGCCGATGGCGCAATGGCGTCCATGCCGGTGCTGATGGTGACCGCAGAAGCGAAGAAAGAGAACATCATCGCGGCGGCGCAGGCCGGCGCCAGCGGCTACGTGGTGAAACCGTTCACCGCGGCGACGCTGGAAGAAAAACTGAATAAAATCTTCGAGAAACTCGGCATGTGA
- the cheZ gene encoding protein phosphatase CheZ, which produces MIQPSIKPADEHSAADIIARIGSLTRMLRDSLRELGLDQAIAEAAEAIPDARDRLDYVVQMTAQAAERALNCVELSQPHQNQMEKEAKALSGRWDAWFENPIELSDARELVTDTRHYLADVPGHTSFTNAQLLEIMMAQDFQDLTGQVIKRMMDVIQEIERQLLMVLLENMPEQPARAKRENDSLLNGPQMDTSKAGVVASQDQVDDLLDSLGF; this is translated from the coding sequence ATGATACAACCCTCAATAAAACCCGCAGACGAACATTCGGCCGCAGATATCATTGCCCGTATCGGCAGCCTCACCCGTATGCTGCGCGACAGCCTGCGCGAGCTGGGACTGGACCAGGCGATTGCCGAAGCGGCGGAGGCGATTCCTGATGCCCGCGATCGTCTGGACTACGTAGTGCAGATGACGGCGCAGGCCGCAGAGCGTGCGCTGAACTGCGTCGAACTGTCGCAACCGCATCAGAACCAGATGGAAAAAGAGGCAAAAGCGCTATCTGGCCGCTGGGATGCCTGGTTTGAAAACCCGATCGAGCTGTCCGATGCCCGTGAGCTGGTGACCGATACCCGTCATTACCTGGCGGACGTCCCGGGCCACACCAGCTTCACCAACGCGCAGCTGCTGGAGATCATGATGGCGCAGGATTTCCAGGACCTTACCGGTCAGGTTATCAAGCGCATGATGGATGTGATTCAGGAGATAGAGCGCCAGCTGCTGATGGTGCTGCTGGAAAACATGCCGGAGCAGCCTGCGCGCGCGAAGCGGGAAAACGACAGCCTGCTCAACGGCCCGCAGATGGATACCTCCAAAGCGGGCGTCGTCGCCAGCCAGGACCAGGTCGACGATTTACTGGACAGCCTCGGTTTTTAA
- the flhB gene encoding flagellar biosynthesis protein FlhB, which yields MADNSDSEDKTEAPTPQRLDKAREEGQIPRSRELTSLLILLVGVCVLWFGGESMARRLAALLSSGLHFDHSIVNDPNLILGQIILLIKQAMLALLPLITGVVVVAIVAPMMLGGLVFSPKSLAFKFDKLNPLPGIKRLFSAQSAAELLKAILKSVLVGCVAGTYVWSHWPDMMRLISESPLAAMGNALNMVGLCAMLVALGVIPMVGFDVFWQIHSHIKKLRMSRQDIRDEFKQNEGDPHVKGRIRQMQRAAARRRMMGDVPKADVIVTNPTHYSVALQYVEGKMSAPKVVAKGAGLIALRIREIGQEHRVPVLEAPPLARALYRHAEIGQQIPGTLYAAVAEVLAWVWQLKRWRLAGGVPPKKPENLPVPEALDFLNEKDTDG from the coding sequence GTGGCCGACAATAGCGACAGCGAAGACAAAACAGAAGCCCCCACACCCCAACGGCTGGATAAAGCGCGTGAGGAAGGGCAAATTCCGCGATCCCGCGAGCTCACCTCTCTGCTGATTTTGCTGGTGGGCGTGTGCGTACTGTGGTTTGGCGGCGAGTCGATGGCGAGAAGGCTTGCCGCGCTGCTCTCTTCCGGTCTGCATTTTGACCACAGCATTGTTAACGATCCGAACCTGATCCTCGGGCAAATCATTCTGCTGATAAAGCAGGCGATGCTGGCGCTGCTGCCGCTGATAACGGGCGTAGTGGTGGTGGCTATCGTTGCGCCGATGATGCTCGGCGGCCTGGTCTTCAGCCCCAAGTCGCTGGCGTTTAAGTTCGACAAGCTGAACCCGCTGCCCGGCATTAAGCGCCTTTTTTCCGCCCAGTCGGCGGCGGAGCTGCTGAAAGCGATACTCAAGTCGGTGCTGGTGGGCTGCGTGGCCGGGACCTATGTCTGGTCGCACTGGCCGGACATGATGCGGCTTATCAGCGAATCGCCGCTGGCGGCGATGGGCAACGCGCTCAACATGGTGGGGTTGTGCGCGATGCTGGTGGCGCTGGGCGTGATCCCGATGGTGGGTTTCGACGTGTTCTGGCAGATCCACAGCCATATCAAAAAGCTGCGGATGTCGCGCCAGGACATTCGCGACGAGTTTAAGCAGAACGAAGGCGATCCGCACGTCAAAGGGCGTATTCGCCAGATGCAGCGCGCCGCGGCGCGCCGTCGCATGATGGGCGATGTGCCGAAGGCGGACGTTATCGTTACCAACCCGACGCATTACTCGGTGGCGCTGCAGTATGTGGAAGGCAAAATGAGCGCGCCGAAGGTGGTGGCGAAAGGCGCCGGGCTTATCGCGCTGCGCATCAGAGAGATAGGCCAGGAGCACCGGGTGCCTGTCCTTGAAGCGCCGCCGCTGGCGCGCGCGCTCTACCGCCATGCGGAAATCGGCCAACAGATCCCCGGCACGCTGTATGCGGCGGTCGCCGAAGTGCTGGCCTGGGTGTGGCAGCTTAAACGCTGGCGTCTGGCGGGGGGCGTTCCGCCGAAGAAACCTGAGAATTTGCCGGTGCCTGAGGCACTGGATTTTTTGAACGAGAAGGACACTGATGGCTAA
- the flhA gene encoding flagellar biosynthesis protein FlhA: MANLVAMLRLPGNLKSTQWQVLAGPVLILLILSMMVLPLPAFVLDLLFTFNIALSIMVLLVAMFTQRTLEFAAFPTILLFTTLLRLALNVASTRIILMEGHTGAAAAGKVVEAFGHFLVGGNFAIGIVVFIILVIINFMVITKGAGRIAEVGARFVLDGMPGKQMAIDADLNAGLIGEDEAKRRRSEVTQEADFYGSMDGASKFVRGDAIAGIMIMVINIIGGLLVGVLQHGLPVGKAAESYTLLTIGDGLVAQIPALVISTAAGVIVTRVSTDQDVGEQMVGQLFSNPRVMLLSAAVLGLLGLVPGMPNFVFLLFTAALLGLAWWIRGREQSAPVEAAPVRTQDNPQAVEATWSDVQLEDTLGMEVGYRLIPMVDFQQDGELLGRIRSIRKKFAQEMGFLPPVVHIRDNMDLPPARYRILLKGVEIGSGDAYPGRWLAINPGTAAGTLPGEPTVDPAFGLAAIWIESALKEQAQIQGFTVVESSTVVATHLNHLISLHSAELFGRQEAQQLLDRVSQEMPKLTEDLVPGVVTLTTLHKVLQNLLDEKVPIRDMRTILETLAEHAPVQTDPHELTSVVRVALGRAITQQWFPGSGEVQVIGLDTPLERLLLQALQGGGGLEPGLADRLLAQTQEALSRQEMLGAPPVLLVNHALRPLLSRFLRRNLPQLVVLSNLELSDNRHIRMTATIGGK, encoded by the coding sequence ATGGCTAATCTGGTCGCAATGCTGCGTCTGCCCGGCAACCTCAAATCTACCCAATGGCAGGTTCTGGCCGGGCCGGTGCTGATTCTGCTGATCCTGTCGATGATGGTACTGCCGCTCCCGGCATTCGTCCTCGACCTGTTGTTTACCTTTAACATCGCGCTGTCGATTATGGTGCTGCTGGTGGCGATGTTCACCCAGCGCACGCTCGAATTCGCCGCGTTCCCGACCATTCTGCTGTTTACCACGCTATTGCGCCTCGCGCTGAACGTGGCCTCCACCCGTATTATCCTGATGGAAGGGCATACCGGCGCGGCGGCGGCGGGGAAGGTGGTGGAAGCCTTCGGCCATTTCCTGGTGGGCGGCAACTTCGCCATCGGCATCGTGGTCTTTATTATCCTCGTCATCATTAACTTTATGGTTATCACCAAAGGCGCCGGGCGTATCGCAGAAGTCGGCGCGCGCTTTGTGCTGGACGGGATGCCGGGTAAACAGATGGCGATCGATGCGGACCTTAACGCCGGGCTGATTGGCGAAGACGAGGCCAAGCGCCGCCGCTCTGAGGTGACGCAGGAGGCGGACTTCTACGGCTCGATGGACGGTGCGAGTAAGTTCGTGCGCGGCGACGCCATCGCCGGGATCATGATCATGGTTATCAACATCATCGGCGGCCTGCTGGTGGGGGTACTGCAGCACGGGCTGCCGGTGGGGAAAGCGGCGGAGTCCTATACGCTGCTGACCATCGGCGATGGCCTTGTCGCGCAGATTCCGGCGCTGGTTATCTCGACGGCGGCCGGCGTTATCGTTACCCGCGTGAGCACCGATCAGGATGTGGGCGAACAGATGGTCGGCCAGCTGTTCAGCAACCCGCGGGTGATGCTGCTCAGCGCCGCGGTACTCGGGCTGCTGGGCCTGGTGCCGGGGATGCCGAACTTTGTCTTCCTGCTGTTCACCGCGGCCCTGCTGGGGCTGGCGTGGTGGATCCGCGGCCGCGAGCAGAGCGCGCCGGTTGAAGCCGCGCCGGTACGGACGCAGGACAACCCGCAGGCGGTGGAAGCGACCTGGAGCGACGTTCAGCTGGAAGATACGCTGGGTATGGAGGTTGGCTACCGGCTGATCCCGATGGTTGATTTTCAACAGGACGGCGAGCTGCTGGGGCGCATTCGCAGTATTCGTAAGAAATTCGCCCAGGAGATGGGCTTCCTGCCGCCGGTGGTGCATATCCGCGACAATATGGATCTGCCGCCCGCGCGCTATCGTATCCTGCTTAAGGGCGTTGAGATTGGCAGCGGCGACGCCTACCCGGGCCGCTGGCTGGCGATTAACCCGGGCACGGCGGCGGGGACGCTGCCGGGCGAACCGACGGTTGATCCGGCCTTTGGGCTTGCAGCTATCTGGATTGAAAGCGCGCTGAAAGAACAGGCGCAGATTCAGGGCTTTACCGTCGTTGAATCCAGCACCGTGGTCGCCACGCACCTCAACCATCTGATCAGCCTGCACTCCGCCGAGCTGTTTGGCCGCCAGGAGGCGCAGCAGCTGCTTGACCGCGTAAGCCAGGAGATGCCGAAGCTTACCGAGGACCTGGTGCCGGGTGTGGTGACGCTCACCACGCTGCATAAGGTGCTGCAAAACCTGCTGGATGAAAAAGTGCCGATTCGCGATATGCGCACCATCCTTGAAACGCTGGCGGAACATGCGCCTGTCCAGACCGACCCGCACGAGCTGACCTCGGTGGTGCGCGTGGCGCTGGGCCGGGCAATTACCCAGCAGTGGTTCCCGGGCAGCGGCGAGGTACAGGTGATTGGACTGGATACGCCGCTTGAACGCCTGTTGCTGCAGGCGCTGCAGGGCGGCGGCGGTCTGGAGCCTGGGCTTGCGGACCGCCTGCTGGCCCAGACGCAAGAGGCGCTGTCGCGCCAGGAAATGCTCGGCGCGCCGCCGGTGCTGCTGGTTAACCACGCGCTGCGCCCGCTGCTGTCGCGCTTTCTGCGCCGCAACCTGCCGCAGCTGGTGGTGCTGTCTAATCTCGAACTGTCGGATAACCGCCATATCCGCATGACCGCGACCATCGGAGGGAAATAA
- the flhE gene encoding flagellar protein FlhE, translating to MRALLLLALLPLFAHAAGEGAWQASGMGITLNYRGQSASSSPLASPQPVNGLMTLVAWRYELNGPTPAGLRVRLCSQSRCVELDGQSGTTHGFDSVPAIEPLRFVWEVPGGGRLIPALNVRSNQVIVNYR from the coding sequence ATGCGCGCACTGTTACTGCTTGCGCTGCTGCCGCTGTTTGCTCACGCCGCAGGCGAAGGGGCATGGCAGGCCAGCGGAATGGGCATTACGCTGAACTATCGGGGGCAGTCGGCCTCCTCTTCGCCGCTGGCGTCGCCGCAGCCGGTGAACGGGCTGATGACGCTGGTGGCCTGGCGCTATGAGCTGAACGGCCCGACGCCGGCCGGGCTGCGGGTGCGTTTGTGCTCGCAGAGCCGCTGCGTAGAGCTGGACGGACAGAGCGGCACGACCCATGGGTTCGATAGCGTCCCGGCGATTGAACCGCTGCGTTTTGTCTGGGAAGTTCCCGGCGGCGGCCGCCTGATACCGGCCCTCAACGTGCGCAGCAACCAGGTTATCGTCAACTACCGCTAG
- the mrdA gene encoding penicillin-binding protein 2, producing MTFRDYEAERKLFLRRVLVAFGLVVICFSILVINLYRLQVDEHRYYTTRSNENDIKMLPVAPTRGIIYDRNGIPLVRNVTWYDISVTPYKISDMDALLAQLRPIVDLTPEDIEQFRKALKSSSRYRPVVLKNALTDVEIARFSVNQFRFSGVTIDSYQDRQYPYGAELAHVLGYVSKINDSDLKALDKQGVAENYAADHNIGKQGIERYYESALHGKTGYQEVEVDNHGRIVRLLQDVPPVAGKDIHLTLDLRLQEYIESLLVGQRAAVLVEDPHDGSVLAMVSNPSYDPNPFVKGISAQDYNALLQDKNLPLINRVTQGLYPPASTVKPYMAMSALLDGVITPQTRFFGAPTWTLPGTQRHYRDWKKTGHGMLDVTRAIEESADTFFYQVAYMMGIDRIDTMLSQFGYGKPTGIDLNEEYTGLLPGRSWKARVHKKAWYQGDTISVGIGQGYWIATPIQMVKAMVALLNNGRVIPPHLLKDEESGNKVIPYREPGHETQIADATSPYWSLVRQAMFGMANAPNGTGYKFFHTAPYGIAAKSGTSQVFSLKENQTYNAKMIPTRLRDHVFYTAFAPYKNPQVAVALILENGGSDGVVAAPVMRKILDHLFAPEDSRPQPFAGPPAEANAGGRN from the coding sequence ATGACATTCAGAGACTATGAAGCGGAGAGAAAACTCTTTCTTCGTCGCGTGCTTGTGGCCTTCGGCCTGGTCGTAATCTGCTTTAGCATCCTGGTTATCAATCTCTATCGTCTGCAGGTTGATGAGCACCGCTATTACACCACGCGCTCCAATGAAAACGACATCAAGATGCTGCCGGTTGCACCCACCCGCGGCATTATTTATGACCGTAACGGCATTCCGCTGGTCAGGAACGTTACCTGGTACGATATTTCCGTTACCCCTTATAAAATCAGCGATATGGACGCGCTACTGGCTCAGCTCAGGCCGATAGTCGACCTGACGCCAGAGGATATTGAACAGTTCCGCAAAGCGCTAAAATCCAGCAGCCGCTACCGCCCGGTGGTGCTGAAAAACGCGCTGACCGACGTCGAAATCGCCCGCTTCTCCGTTAACCAGTTCCGCTTCAGCGGCGTCACCATCGACAGCTACCAGGACCGCCAGTATCCCTATGGCGCCGAGCTGGCGCACGTGCTGGGCTATGTATCGAAAATTAACGACAGCGATCTGAAGGCGCTGGATAAGCAAGGGGTCGCGGAAAACTACGCCGCCGACCATAACATCGGCAAGCAGGGCATTGAGCGCTACTACGAAAGCGCGCTGCACGGTAAAACCGGCTATCAGGAGGTCGAAGTCGATAACCACGGCCGCATCGTGCGGCTGCTGCAGGACGTGCCGCCTGTCGCCGGAAAGGATATTCACCTGACGCTGGATCTGCGCCTGCAGGAATATATTGAAAGCCTGCTCGTCGGCCAGCGCGCGGCGGTGCTGGTGGAGGACCCGCACGATGGTTCGGTGCTGGCCATGGTATCCAACCCCAGCTACGACCCGAATCCGTTCGTGAAGGGCATCAGCGCTCAGGACTACAATGCGCTGCTGCAGGATAAAAACCTGCCGCTTATCAACCGGGTGACGCAGGGCCTGTATCCGCCAGCGTCCACGGTAAAACCGTATATGGCGATGTCGGCGCTGCTGGACGGCGTCATTACCCCGCAGACCCGCTTCTTTGGCGCGCCGACCTGGACGCTGCCCGGCACCCAGCGCCACTACCGCGACTGGAAAAAAACCGGTCACGGCATGCTGGACGTCACAAGGGCGATTGAAGAATCCGCCGACACGTTCTTCTATCAGGTGGCCTATATGATGGGCATCGATCGCATCGATACTATGCTGAGCCAGTTTGGCTACGGCAAACCCACCGGGATCGATCTCAATGAAGAGTATACGGGCCTGCTGCCGGGCCGCAGCTGGAAGGCGCGGGTGCATAAAAAGGCCTGGTATCAGGGTGACACTATCTCGGTCGGCATCGGCCAGGGCTACTGGATAGCCACGCCGATTCAGATGGTGAAAGCGATGGTGGCGTTGCTCAATAACGGGCGGGTTATTCCCCCTCACCTGCTGAAAGATGAAGAGTCCGGTAACAAGGTCATCCCCTACCGCGAGCCCGGGCATGAAACGCAGATTGCCGACGCCACGTCACCATACTGGAGCCTGGTGCGTCAGGCGATGTTCGGTATGGCCAATGCGCCGAACGGCACCGGCTATAAGTTCTTCCATACCGCGCCTTATGGCATTGCGGCAAAAAGCGGCACCTCGCAGGTGTTCAGCCTGAAAGAGAACCAGACCTACAACGCGAAGATGATCCCTACCCGCCTGCGCGATCACGTATTTTATACGGCCTTTGCGCCGTATAAAAATCCGCAGGTGGCGGTGGCATTGATTCTGGAAAACGGAGGAAGCGACGGCGTGGTCGCCGCGCCGGTGATGCGCAAGATCCTCGACCATCTTTTTGCCCCCGAGGATAGCCGGCCGCAGCCATTTGCGGGCCCGCCGGCAGAAGCCAACGCTGGCGGGAGAAACTAG
- the argS gene encoding arginine--tRNA ligase yields MNIQALLSEKVSQALIAAGAPADCEPQVRQSAKVQFGDYQANGVMAVAKKLGMAPRQLAEQVLSHLDLNGIASKVEIAGPGFINIFLDPAFLASHVDAALASDRLGVAKQPAQTVVIDYSAPNVAKEMHVGHVRSTIIGDASVRTQEFLGHKVIRANHVGDWGTQFGMLIAWLEKQQQENAGEMALSDLEGFYRDAKKHYDEDEAFAERARGYVVKLQGGDEYCREMWRKLVDITMTQNQITYERLNVTLTRDDVMGESLYNPMLPGIVADLKAKGLAVESEGATVVFLDEFKNKEGEAMGVIIQKKDGGYLYTTTDIACAKYRYETLHADRVLYYIDSRQHQHLMQAWTIVRKAGYVPDSVPLEHHMFGMMLGKDGKPFKTRAGGTIKLSELLDEALDRARRLVAEKNPDMPADELEKLANAVGIGAVKYADLSKSRTTDYIFDWDLMLAFEGNTAPYMQYAYTRVLSVFRKAGIEESALASAAVIISEDREAQLAARLLQFEETLTVVARDGTPHVMCAYLYDLAGLFSGFYEHCPILSADSEAVRNSRLKLALLTAKTLKLGLDTLGIETVERM; encoded by the coding sequence GTGAATATTCAGGCTCTTCTCTCAGAAAAAGTCAGTCAGGCCCTGATTGCGGCAGGCGCGCCTGCCGATTGCGAACCGCAGGTTCGTCAGTCAGCAAAAGTACAGTTTGGCGACTATCAGGCCAATGGCGTGATGGCGGTTGCGAAAAAACTGGGCATGGCCCCGCGACAACTGGCAGAGCAGGTGCTGTCTCATCTCGACCTTAACGGCATCGCCAGCAAGGTTGAAATCGCCGGTCCGGGCTTTATCAATATCTTCCTCGACCCGGCATTCCTTGCAAGTCACGTTGACGCCGCGCTGGCTTCCGACCGCCTGGGCGTGGCGAAACAGCCCGCGCAGACCGTGGTTATCGACTACTCCGCGCCTAACGTGGCAAAAGAGATGCACGTCGGCCATGTGCGTTCCACCATCATCGGCGACGCCTCTGTGCGGACCCAGGAATTCCTTGGCCACAAGGTTATCCGCGCCAACCACGTCGGCGACTGGGGCACCCAGTTCGGCATGCTGATTGCCTGGCTTGAAAAGCAGCAGCAGGAAAACGCCGGTGAAATGGCGCTTTCTGACCTCGAAGGTTTCTATCGCGACGCGAAAAAGCACTACGACGAAGATGAAGCCTTCGCCGAGCGCGCGCGCGGCTACGTGGTGAAGCTGCAGGGCGGCGATGAGTATTGCCGTGAAATGTGGCGCAAGCTGGTCGACATCACCATGACCCAGAACCAGATAACCTACGAGCGCCTGAACGTGACGCTGACCCGCGACGACGTGATGGGCGAAAGCCTGTATAACCCGATGCTGCCGGGTATCGTCGCCGACCTGAAAGCCAAAGGCCTGGCCGTGGAGAGCGAAGGCGCCACCGTCGTATTCCTTGATGAGTTTAAAAACAAGGAAGGCGAAGCGATGGGCGTTATCATCCAGAAAAAAGACGGCGGCTATCTGTACACCACTACCGATATCGCCTGCGCCAAATACCGCTACGAAACCCTGCATGCGGATCGCGTGCTGTACTACATCGACTCCCGCCAGCATCAGCACCTGATGCAGGCGTGGACTATCGTGCGTAAAGCCGGCTATGTGCCTGACTCCGTGCCGCTGGAACACCACATGTTCGGCATGATGCTGGGCAAGGACGGCAAGCCGTTCAAAACCCGCGCAGGCGGCACCATTAAGCTCTCCGAACTGCTGGACGAAGCGCTGGACCGCGCCCGTCGCCTGGTAGCGGAGAAGAACCCGGATATGCCTGCCGACGAGCTGGAAAAACTGGCCAATGCGGTGGGTATCGGCGCCGTTAAGTATGCGGATCTGTCAAAAAGCCGTACCACCGACTACATCTTCGACTGGGATCTGATGCTGGCCTTCGAAGGCAATACCGCGCCGTATATGCAGTATGCCTATACCCGCGTGCTCTCCGTGTTCCGTAAAGCCGGTATCGAGGAAAGCGCGCTGGCCAGCGCCGCGGTCATCATCAGCGAGGATCGCGAAGCGCAGCTGGCGGCGCGTCTGCTGCAGTTTGAAGAGACGCTGACCGTGGTCGCTCGCGACGGCACGCCGCACGTCATGTGCGCCTATCTGTACGATCTGGCGGGCCTGTTCTCCGGTTTCTACGAGCACTGCCCGATCCTCTCCGCAGACAGCGAAGCGGTTCGCAACAGCCGCCTGAAGCTGGCGCTGCTGACCGCGAAGACCCTGAAGCTGGGCCTGGATACGCTGGGTATCGAGACCGTCGAACGCATGTAG
- a CDS encoding VOC family protein has product MTHWQTVPELHDISADLPRFTEALTELATRLGLDIAPLSADHISLRCHQNATAERWRKGFEQCGELLSENIINGRPICLFKLRQPVSVAHWQFAVVELPWPGEKRYPHEGWEHIEIVLPGEPQTLNARALALLADGGLSQPGIVVKTSSPKGERERLPNPTLAVTDGRVTIKFHPWSIEAIVASEAGDATM; this is encoded by the coding sequence ATGACACACTGGCAGACCGTACCTGAACTGCATGATATTTCCGCAGATTTGCCGCGATTCACCGAAGCGTTAACAGAACTTGCCACCCGGCTGGGGCTGGATATTGCGCCGCTGTCCGCAGACCATATTTCCCTGCGCTGCCATCAGAACGCGACCGCCGAGCGCTGGCGTAAGGGATTTGAACAGTGCGGCGAGCTGCTGTCGGAAAACATCATTAACGGACGCCCCATCTGCCTGTTTAAACTGCGTCAGCCGGTATCGGTCGCCCACTGGCAGTTTGCGGTGGTAGAGCTGCCCTGGCCGGGTGAAAAACGCTATCCGCATGAAGGGTGGGAGCATATCGAAATCGTCCTGCCCGGCGAGCCGCAGACGCTTAACGCCCGCGCGCTGGCGCTGCTGGCGGATGGCGGGCTAAGCCAGCCCGGGATCGTCGTGAAAACCAGCTCGCCGAAAGGGGAGCGGGAGCGGCTGCCGAACCCGACGCTGGCGGTGACGGACGGCAGGGTGACGATTAAGTTTCATCCGTGGTCTATTGAAGCGATTGTCGCCAGCGAGGCAGGCGATGCAACAATGTGA
- the cutC gene encoding copper homeostasis protein CutC, with translation MALLEICCYSMECAREAQQQGADRIELCAAPLEGGLTPSAGVLKSVRQQVTIPVHPIVRPRGGDFCYTEGEFAAMLEDIRTLRELGFPGLVTGVLNADGQVDLPRMRLIMEAAGPLAVTFHRAFDMCADPLETFRQLASLGVARILTSGQQQSAEKGLSLIRELIAESRTPIIMAGAGVRANNLTLFLEAGVTELHSSAGQWLPSPMRFRNPGLSMSTDPDADEYSRYAVNGASVAEMKTIVSRYAK, from the coding sequence ATGGCTTTGCTGGAAATCTGCTGTTACAGCATGGAGTGTGCGCGTGAAGCGCAGCAGCAGGGAGCGGACCGCATTGAGCTGTGCGCCGCGCCGCTGGAAGGCGGATTAACGCCGTCGGCAGGCGTGCTTAAATCGGTGCGTCAGCAGGTGACGATTCCGGTGCATCCGATTGTCCGACCGCGCGGCGGCGATTTTTGCTACACCGAAGGGGAGTTCGCCGCCATGCTGGAGGATATTCGCACCCTCCGCGAGCTGGGTTTCCCGGGGCTGGTGACCGGCGTACTGAACGCCGACGGCCAGGTCGATCTTCCCAGAATGCGTCTGATTATGGAAGCTGCCGGTCCGCTGGCGGTGACGTTTCACCGGGCGTTCGATATGTGCGCCGACCCGCTGGAGACCTTCAGACAGCTGGCCTCGCTCGGCGTCGCACGGATCCTGACCTCCGGGCAGCAGCAGAGCGCGGAAAAAGGTCTTTCGCTTATCAGGGAACTTATTGCCGAAAGCCGTACTCCAATAATAATGGCTGGGGCAGGCGTCAGGGCGAATAACCTTACGCTGTTTCTCGAGGCTGGCGTGACGGAGCTGCACAGCTCGGCAGGTCAATGGCTGCCGTCGCCGATGCGCTTTCGTAACCCAGGGCTGTCGATGTCAACGGACCCGGATGCCGATGAATATTCCCGATACGCCGTTAACGGCGCGTCGGTGGCGGAGATGAAAACGATCGTCTCCCGCTACGCGAAATAA